Genomic DNA from Leptotrichia wadei:
GCATTGCAAAACGTTTATAGATATTCAGCCTCTCGTCTTTTTGAATGTATGTTTCTGGAATAAATCCTCTTTCATTTAGTATGATTTCCACATTTTCAATTTTTTCAACAAACTCGCCCTTTTGCTTACGAATTTCCTCATTTAACATTTTTATATATAAATCATACCCAAAAGTTTCAATCGTTCCGTGCTGCTTGTCTCCCAAAATTTCCCCAGCGCCACGTATTTTCAAGTCTTCCATCGAAATTTGAAAACCTCCTGATTTTATCCCTTCCACTTTTAGCATGCTTTCTTCCTTTTGCCGCCCCTGCTTTGTAATATTTCTCGTTTTTAATAAATAACAGTATCCTTGCCTGTTGCTACGCCCTACACGCCCCTTCAGCTGATACACCTGCGATAAGCCTAAACCAGTAAAGTTTTCAATCAAAATAGTGTTGGCATTTCCCACATCAATTCCATTTTCAATAATTGTTGAAGCAATCAGAATGTCAAACTGCCCATTTTCAAAACGCAACAACTTATCCTTAATTTCCTTTGGCGGAAGCTGTCCGTTTATAAATTCAATTTTTACAAAGTCTGGAAGCATTTCTTTTAGTTCCTTCAATTTTTCCTTCATATTTTTTACATCGTTATAAATATAGAAAACTTGCCCATCACGTGACAGTTCACGTAGTATTGCCATTTTTATTGTTTCCTCATCCCAATCTAGTACTTCTGTTATAATAGGAAGCCTATTTGTTGGAGGAGTGTCAATTATGGAAATTTCACGGATTCCGAGCATTGCAAGGTTTAGGGTACGTGGAATCGGAGTCGCAGTTAATGTCAGCACATCCAGCTTTTCCCTTTGAGATTTTAACTTTTCTTTAGCCTTAACTCCAAATTTCTGTTCCTCATCAATAATTAAAAGCCCTAAGTTCTTAAACTGCACATCATCGCTTAGAAGCCTGTGAGTTCCAATAACTAAGTCAATAATTCCACTTTTCAAATTTTTTAAAATGTCCTTTGATTTACTCTTCGTAAGCCGTGATAAATTCTCAATTGTAATCGGATAATTTTTAAATCTTCTTTTAAACCGCTCAAAATGCTGTTCTGCAAGCACTGTAGTCGGAGCTACCATAACAACCTGCTTTCCATTGTCAATTGCTTTAAATGCGGCTCTCATTGCAACTTCCGTTTTCCCATATCCAACATCTCCACAGACAATCCTGTCCATTATTTGCGGACTTTCCATATCCTTTTTCACATCATTTATGGCATTTCTCTGATCTTCTGTTTCTTCAAATGGAAAATTCGCCTCAAATTCCTCCTGCCACACAGTATCCTTCTGATACACAAAACCATTCTGGCTTTGCCGTCGTGCTTGTATTTTGATAAGTTCTGCCGCAAATTTCTGAATATCTTCTTCGAGTTTTTTCCTTTTTCGCTTAAATCCACGTGTTCCTAGCCTGAATAATTGCGGTTCCGTATCATTTGACACATATTTTTCAAGTCTGTCCAGCTTTTCCACAGGAATATACAAAATATCCTCATCAGCATACTTGATTTTCAAATAATCCCGCTCTTCCATTGTCTGAATTCCCTTATAAATTCCAACACCGTATTGAACGTGGATTACATAGTCGCCTTCGATTATCTGATTGACTTTTTTATATTTTATAGCTTTTGTTGTTTTTTTCTTTCGCTCGTAAATATATCCGTCAAGCTCCCTGTCTGTAAGCACAATAAAATTATTTTTCCTATTTTTATTATCTGGATTTTCTGAAGTATCATTAAAGATAAATCCCTCAAACAGCTCATATTTTTCAATTTCAAGATTATTTTCCTTTTCAGTCAGAATTTGCCCATATTCACTCATTTTCTTCTCATAGTTATTCGTAAAAATATAAATATCTTCAATTTTTGACAATTTTTCAAGCCTATTTTTATCCCTAAAAGTCTCTATCTGCTCCTGCGAGAAATTTTTAGTCTGCACAAAAATACTTTTTTTCTTCAGATTTTCATATCTTTTTCGATAAATTTCCTCACGGCTTCTGTCAAGCAGGATAAACTCTTCCATTTTATAGTCCAGCAATTCCTCATTTTCAATAACAATCGTTACGTCTTCTGCCCTTAATTCGTCAATAAGCTCAATCAATTCATAATTATTTCCAGAAAGCAAATTTCCAAAAACTTTTATTTCTTCCATCTTTTCCACAGAAATCTGGCTATCAATATCAAAAACTCTTATACTTTCCAGTTCATCACCAAAAAACTCGAGTCTAACAGGATGTTCCAAGTCTGGTGGGAAAATATCAAGAATATCCCCACGTCTGCTGTACTGTCCCTTTTTTTCAATCAAATATGAATTTTCATACCCATTTTCCACAAGAAATTCTACAATTTTTGTAAAACTATATTCTTTTCCAATCTCAAAAGAAAAAAACTTAACTTTTTCAAAAAAAATATCCAAAGTAATCTGTAAATTTACAAATAAAATAAATTTTTCCTGATTTTTTAAAATATCCAGCAGTTTTATATTTATTCCTGTTATATCTTCCTTATTTTGTAAGATATTTTCAAAAATATCAATTATTTTTTTATCTTCCAGCTTATTTACATTCTCTTTACTATTTTTTTTACCAGTTTTAGATTTTTCCATTAAAATATCTTTTTGTTTTTCTGACATTTCATAGTAATTTTCAAGCATTGCATGATAATTTTCCAAATTTCTATTGGATGTGGAAATATAAATTATCTTTTTCTTTTCCGAACATAATAAAAACCACGGAATTGCACCGCGGTAAAAATTATTTTCAGATTGTAGAATTTTTTTTTCTTTATTTTTTAATTTATTTAAAAAACTTAAATTAAAGTTCATACAAAACCTTCCCATTTCTATCTGTTATTATACAATCGCCATATTCCATAAACTATGTAAATATATACAATATATGGTACAAATCCTAAAGTATGCAAATATGAAACAACAAAGACAAGTGCTATTATTAAAATTGCAAGACCAAGTCCTTGTATTATTTCAGCAAATGAAACTGTTTCAACTCCAAATACGTTTGGTTTGTAAATTGTATTTATTGGTCTTGTAAAAGGATTTAATATTAATACAGAATAAACAATCGCTTCTGCCTGGATTCCCATAAACCAGAATATAATTGTTGAAGCTCCGGCAAGAAATCCAAAAAATACTTTTCCAAAACCATGCTGTGGAGTAGTAAAAGTATCCGTCAACACAAAAACTCCCATAAAAATCACTTCTCCAAGCGAAGTAGTTACATTAATATTCTGATTTGAAGCAATATAAAATCCAAAGAAAATTGTAACAAAAAACGATACAGGTATATGCCATGTTATTTTTGACCTAAAAATCAAATATATACCCCCTAAAACTATTGCAATTATTGAAAGTTCTCCAATTATTCCTCTATCTGTCAAAATTAAAGAGGGTAATCCTGAAATACTTTCAGAAATATTTAAAACTTCCGGATTAGCCCATGCTGCAGAATTTGAAGCAAGTACAGCTGGGAAAAATGTCAATACAAATAATTTCCCTAAAATTACTGGATTAAATATTTTCTTTTCTGTTTCTCCATATATAGTTTTCCCAAACAATGTTGCCATCGCCCCTGCAAATGCCGCTACATAAATTGGTGTAAATGGTGCAAGTACTAGTCCCGTCAAAGCTCCTATTACTATCCCTGAAAAATCCTTTAAAGTGTCTTTTTTTCTTTGTATTAATAATGAAAATATTACTTCCGCCAACTCCGATCCAATAACTGCCGACAATATTACTAAAATAGGTGTTACCTGGTAAACTAAGAATGCAACAAGTAACATCGGAATCAGGGATATTAAAATATCTATATTCGTTTTTGCTATATTTTCCTGCAATTCCCTTCTTTTACTTCTAAACATATTAAATTTCACTACCTTTCCTTTTATAGTTTGTTTTTCTAATCTAAGACCATCTTCTACTCTCTAGATATTTGACAATCTAATTCTTTCTATTTTATCAATGGATAAAAATCCCTTATTCTATAATATTTATTTAATAAAATAAATATAATTTTGAATAAATTTAATATTAAATTTTAAAAATTTTATTCTGAAGAAGTTGAATCTCCACCACCTGTTGAAGTCCCTCCAGAACTACTATTTCCTCCACTATTTCCCCCTCCAGATGTTTTTGTTGAAGAATCTTGAGGTTTTACCTGTGAAGATTTATATGATGATGTATTATTTTTTAAACGGCTATGTTTTGGCTCTTTATAAAAATTATATTGATTACCTTTTTTATGTTTTTTATTTCCTTTTTTG
This window encodes:
- the mfd gene encoding transcription-repair coupling factor, producing MNFNLSFLNKLKNKEKKILQSENNFYRGAIPWFLLCSEKKKIIYISTSNRNLENYHAMLENYYEMSEKQKDILMEKSKTGKKNSKENVNKLEDKKIIDIFENILQNKEDITGINIKLLDILKNQEKFILFVNLQITLDIFFEKVKFFSFEIGKEYSFTKIVEFLVENGYENSYLIEKKGQYSRRGDILDIFPPDLEHPVRLEFFGDELESIRVFDIDSQISVEKMEEIKVFGNLLSGNNYELIELIDELRAEDVTIVIENEELLDYKMEEFILLDRSREEIYRKRYENLKKKSIFVQTKNFSQEQIETFRDKNRLEKLSKIEDIYIFTNNYEKKMSEYGQILTEKENNLEIEKYELFEGFIFNDTSENPDNKNRKNNFIVLTDRELDGYIYERKKKTTKAIKYKKVNQIIEGDYVIHVQYGVGIYKGIQTMEERDYLKIKYADEDILYIPVEKLDRLEKYVSNDTEPQLFRLGTRGFKRKRKKLEEDIQKFAAELIKIQARRQSQNGFVYQKDTVWQEEFEANFPFEETEDQRNAINDVKKDMESPQIMDRIVCGDVGYGKTEVAMRAAFKAIDNGKQVVMVAPTTVLAEQHFERFKRRFKNYPITIENLSRLTKSKSKDILKNLKSGIIDLVIGTHRLLSDDVQFKNLGLLIIDEEQKFGVKAKEKLKSQREKLDVLTLTATPIPRTLNLAMLGIREISIIDTPPTNRLPIITEVLDWDEETIKMAILRELSRDGQVFYIYNDVKNMKEKLKELKEMLPDFVKIEFINGQLPPKEIKDKLLRFENGQFDILIASTIIENGIDVGNANTILIENFTGLGLSQVYQLKGRVGRSNRQGYCYLLKTRNITKQGRQKEESMLKVEGIKSGGFQISMEDLKIRGAGEILGDKQHGTIETFGYDLYIKMLNEEIRKQKGEFVEKIENVEIILNERGFIPETYIQKDERLNIYKRFAMLETDGELNDLLDEIRDRFGKIPEQMKKFILSIKLKLFAEKHKIQRILETRNHFELYFLENARAKQNELNEKIEMKKVVKIINSAVLTGKNKKEDIVDNFVIMKVKKNEFIKNL
- a CDS encoding RnfABCDGE type electron transport complex subunit D; translated protein: MKFNMFRSKRRELQENIAKTNIDILISLIPMLLVAFLVYQVTPILVILSAVIGSELAEVIFSLLIQRKKDTLKDFSGIVIGALTGLVLAPFTPIYVAAFAGAMATLFGKTIYGETEKKIFNPVILGKLFVLTFFPAVLASNSAAWANPEVLNISESISGLPSLILTDRGIIGELSIIAIVLGGIYLIFRSKITWHIPVSFFVTIFFGFYIASNQNINVTTSLGEVIFMGVFVLTDTFTTPQHGFGKVFFGFLAGASTIIFWFMGIQAEAIVYSVLILNPFTRPINTIYKPNVFGVETVSFAEIIQGLGLAILIIALVFVVSYLHTLGFVPYIVYIYIVYGIWRLYNNR